One Gossypium hirsutum isolate 1008001.06 chromosome A11, Gossypium_hirsutum_v2.1, whole genome shotgun sequence genomic window carries:
- the LOC107942230 gene encoding uncharacterized protein: MQIQPPLLEKETTMLFINTLKAPFITHMIGSTTKSFVDIVMAGEMIENAIRGGKIEGEAAKRSAPRRKDNEVNNTSSFNSKAVTVSQPKVATNGQQSTQRQESGSRQNSERMQFTPIPVTYWKPYQSLYDAHAIAPFHLKLLQPPYSKWYDANAKCEYHARIPGHSIENCTGFKKAVERLIKMGIVRFDNTPNAENPLPDYGNQGVNAIDETREGIIKENVDEVRMPLREIWKEMVKRGMITPEKEREEMMNYCEFHRKEGHETQNYEEFKALVQGFIDNKELQVFEGSSYKREISALEDKRQGTSRPRIIIFLPGNDEVKAQIRPKVVIHKPVSFPYKDNKRVPWSYNCHVSLPEKEDAASASKDAQIEGSHMRSGKRYDVVGIREESTKTRNASVEKEKEVEMPVQEPIKEEEAKEFLKFLKHSEYSVVEQLRKQLAHISVLALLLSSEAHGEALMKVLNETYVTHDISVNKLDRLVNNISANNFIYFNDDEIPPGGIGSTKALHITTRCKG; encoded by the coding sequence atGCAAATTCAACCACCACTATTGGAGAAAGAAACCACCATGTTGttcatcaacactttgaaggCTCCATTCATTACCCACATGATTGGAAGCACTACCAAAAGTTTTGTAGACATAGTCATGGcaggagagatgattgagaatgccataagggGTGGCAAAATTGAGGGGGAGGCAGCCAAAAGATCGGCCCCAAGAAGAAAAGATAATGAAGTGAACAACACAAGTAGCTTCAATTCGAAGGCAGTCACAGTTAGTCAGCCCAAAGTGGCTACGAATGGCCAGCAAAGTACTCAAAGACAGGAATCGGGATCAAGACAGAATTCGGAGAGGATGCAATTCACGCCTATCCCTGTGACGTATTGGAAGCcttatcaaagcttatacgatgcacacGCCATTGCTCCATTTCACTTGAAACTGTTACAGCCACCGTACTctaaatggtatgacgcaaatgctAAATGCGAATATCATGCGAGAATACCGGGGCATTCAATCGAAAATTGCACTGGATTCAAGAAGGCCGTGGAAAGGCTTATCAAGATGGGGATTGTGAGATTTGACAATACCCCTAACGCTGAAAATCCATTACCAGATTatggcaatcaaggagtgaatgccattgatgaaactagggAAGGAATAATCAAGGAAAATGTTGATGAGGTGAGAATGCCATTGAGGGAAATTTGGAAAGAGATGGTGAAGAGAGGGATGATAACCCCggagaaagaaagagaagaaatgaTGAACTACTGTGAGTTTCATAGAAAAGAGGGTCATGAGACCCAAAATTATGAAGAATTCAAAGCCTTGGTGCAAGGCTTCATTGATAATAAAGAGCTGCAGGTTTTTGAAGGTAGCTCTTATAAAAGAGAAATAAGTGCGTTGGAAGATAAACGACAAGGAACCAGCCGGCCaagaattattattttcttaCCGGGGAATGATGAAGTGAAGGCACAAATTAGGCCCAAGGTTGTAATCCATAAACCTGTAtcctttccttataaggataacaaAAGGGTACCATGGAGTTATAACTGCCATGTGTCGTTACCGGAGAAAGAAGATGCAGCCAGTGCATCCAAGGATGCACAAATTGAGGGTTCCCATATGCGAAGTGGGAAGCGGTATGATGTTGTAGGCATTAGAGAGGAGTCCACAAAAACAAGGAATGCTAGTgtggagaaagaaaaagaagttgaaaTGCCCGTCCAGGAGCCGATAAAAGAGGAGGAGGCTAAGGAATTTCTgaagttccttaagcatagcgagtatagtgtggtcgAGCAGTTACGCAAGCAGCTGGCTCATATATCAGTATTGGCTCTACTTCTAAGTTCTGAGGCGCATGGGGAAGCATTAATGAAGGTGCTTAACGAGacatatgtcacccatgacatatcTGTTAACAAGCTAGACCGGTTGGTGAATAATATTAGCGCGAacaatttcatctacttcaatgatgatgaaatcccacctGGGGGTATAGGATCGACCAAGGCTTTGCACATCACTACTCGATGCAAGGGATAA